From a single Pochonia chlamydosporia 170 chromosome Unknown PCv3seq00010, whole genome shotgun sequence genomic region:
- a CDS encoding epoxide hydrolase 1 (similar to Metarhizium acridum CQMa 102 XP_007811789.1) codes for MADYANIPPNATLNVHPFKAHVDEAKLQHFRQLLELSPIGPAVFENTNAGNKFGIKRDWLVNAKNVWLNDFDWRKHEDRINSYPNFQTTVQDSEGNSIDVHFLALFSEKKDAVPIAFFHGWPGSVCDFIDMLDLIKQKYSPADLPYHVIVPSLPGYAYSSSLPLDVDYGIDLAAGAMHNLMLGLGFGSGYLVQGGDVGSFVSRMLALQQDACKGMHVTQMGTPPLDKNPPMSDDEKLAVHKATEFMDTANGFALEQGQRPATIGLALSASPLALLSWIGEKLLAWTDDDVPLDKILESVTLYWMTDTFPRAMYHNRGLGNAHDKPKIARTSVFSKLTAIQLPYVDKPCGYSLFANEIVPVPKSWAEKSCNLVTFNKHDAGGHFAAMEKPHELLADVEEYIKVAWRVGDSASGE; via the exons ATGGCAGACTACGCAAACATCCCGCCCAATGCAACTCTCAATGTCCATCCGTTCAAAGCACACGTCGACGAGGCCAAGTTGCAACACTTCAGGCAATTGCTGGAGTTATCTCCAATTGGCCCCGCGGTATTTGAGAACACCAATGCCGGAAACAAGTTTGGAATCAAGAGAGATTGGCTTGTAAATGccaaaaatgtctggttaAATGACTTTGACTGGCGAAAACACGAAGATCGCATCAATTCCTACCCCAACTTCCAGACAACGGTCCAAGACTCTGAGGGTAACTCGATCGATGTTCACTTCCTGGCTCTGTTTTCTGAAAAGAAAGATGCCGTTCCAATAGCTTTCTTCCACGGCTGGCCGGGTTCAGTCTGCGATTTCATTGACATGCTGGACCTCATTAAGCAAAAGTACTCACCCGCGGATTTGCCTTATCATGTCATTGTGCCCTCGCTTCCCGGCTACGCCTACTCTTCCAGCCTTCCTCTGGACGTTGATTACGGTATTGACCTGGCAGCAGGGGCGATGCATAATCTGATGCTTGGGTTGGGCTTCGGCTCTGGCTACCTGGTTCAAGGTGGTGACGTCGGCAGCTTCGTGAGTCGAATGCTCGCGTTGCAGCAGGACGCGTGCAAGGGAATGCACGTCACACAGATGGGCACGCCGCCACTAGACAAGAATCCTCCCATGTCCGATGACGAAAAGCTAGCGGTGCACAAGGCCACCGAGTTCATGGATACAGCGAATGGATTTGCGCTGGAGCAGGGCCAGCGGCCAGCAACTATTGGTCTTGCGTTGAGTGCCAGTCCGTTGGCGCTGCTTAGTTG GATTGGAGAGAAGCTTCTTGCGTGGACCGACGACGATGTCCCACTCGACAAGATCCTCGAAAGTGTTACATTGTATTGGATGACGGATACATTTCCTCGAGCCATGTATCACAACCGCGGA CTGGGCAATGCGCACGACAAGCCCAAGATTGCGAGAACGAGTGTC TTCTCAAAATTAACGGCGATTCAACTCCCATACGTCGATAAACCATGTGGCTACTCTTTGTTTGCCAATGAGATTGTCCCCGTACCAAAAAGCTGGGCGGAAAAGAGCTGCAATCTTGTGACATTCAATAAACACGACGCAGGCGGCCATTTTGCG GCCATGGAAAAGCCACATGAGCTACTTGCTGATGTGGAGGAGTATATCAAGGTGGCTTGGAGGGTTGGCGACTCGGCGTCTGGAGAGTGA
- a CDS encoding benzoate 4-monooxygenase cytochrome P450 (similar to Neosartorya fischeri NRRL 181 XP_001258054.1) has translation MDRRISKQIMLAGILDTLRGALQPRYGLIEVVALVVLAWAIGRVWTYSTSPLRKYPGPYLAGWTNLWRFYHVLKLNSHLVVDELHRKYGPVVRIGPNLLSLSDPSLIKTIYKFENDWEKTEFYHGGSTRSWTGKVTYNIFGISDRKEHARVRRPIGKLYSMSYALGIEKHVDNAISQLWEELETRFIEGQNKGKSCELDQWFLYYCWDVVGDITFSQPFGYMKHGYDFDGSLADSEMAMNYLATVGQIPVLDFAVAQNPILKLLSKAPFTTANTIARERLENRLAGKDGHIHDVANPDFLDGFIEAQKSHQDIVTSGQLQSYLLINLIAGADTTAITLTATVYLGLKHPKVWQRLENEVLSAKLPTDRPISYKEARELPYLDAVIREAMRLHPAVGMPLERYVPSSGLHLPDGSFVPEGFMVGMNPYIVNRTSPFGEDSEVFRPERWLQGPKESVEKYNERLHGMNNADITFGAGSRMCGGRHIANLEIYKVISTLVQRYKLELVDPEKEWTVKNGWFLRLSGVNVRMERR, from the exons ATGGACCGAAGAATTTCGAAACAG ATTATGCTTGCGGGGATATTGGACACGCTGAGAGGTGCTCTCCAGCCCCGTTATGGACTGATAGAGGTTGTGGCCCTTGTTGTCTTGGCGTGGGCCATTGGGAGAGTGTGGACATActcaacatcaccattgaGAAAATATCCAGGACCATATCTTGCAG GTTGGACAAACCTGTGGAGATTCTACCATGTACTGAAACTCAACTCTCATTTGGTAGTTGACGAACTGCACCGTAAATACGGTCCAGTGGTTCGCATTGGGCCGAATCTGCTCAGTCTTTCAGACCCTTCACTGATTAAGACGATTTATAAGTTTGAGAATGACTGGGAGAAA ACTGAATTCTACCATGGTGGTTCAACAAGATCATGGACCGGCAAAGTCACATACAACATATTCGGCATTTCAGATAGAAAAGAGCATGCTAGAGTCAGACGACCAATTGGCAAATTATACTCCATGTCTTATGCCCTGGGTATCGAGAAACATGTCGACAACGCAATCTCTCAGCTGTGGGAAGAACTCGAAACTCGCTTTATTGAAGGccaaaacaaaggaaaatcATGCGAGTTGGATCAATGGTTCCTATACT ATTGTTGGGACGTTGTTGGCGACATCACCTTCAGCCAGCCCTTCGGCTACATGAAGCACGGTTACGACTTTGACGGTTCACTAGCGGACTCTGAGATGGCCATGAATTATCTTGCCACTGTTGGACAGATCCCAGTTTTGGACTTTGCGGTCGCCCAAAATCCCATCTTGAAGCTCCTTTCCAAAGCACCATTCACGACGGCAAATACAATTGCGCGGGAACGTCTCGAGAACAGACTGGCTGGAAAGGATGGGCATATACACGATGTTGCGAATCCTGATTTCCTGGACGGGTTTATCGAGGCGCAAAAGTCGCACCAGGATATAGTCACTTCGGGGCAACTTCAGAG CTATCTTCTTATAAACCTCATTGCAGGCGCCGATACAACCGCCATCACCCTAACAGCGACGGTATACCTGGGTCTCAAGCATCCCAAAGTGTGGCAACGTTTAGAAAATGAGGTTCTAAGCGCCAAATTACCAACAGATCGACCGATATCGTACAAAGAAGCTCGTGAGCTACCCTACTTGGATGCCGTGATACGTGAGGCAATGAGACTTCACCCTGCAGTCGGGATGCCGCTCGAGCGCTACGTGCCATCCTCTGGTCTTCACTTGCCAGACGGCAGTTTCGTCCCAGAGGGATTCATGGTAGGAATGAACCCGTATATTGTTAATCGGACCAGTCCCTTTGGCGAAGACAGTGAAGTCTTTAGACCAGAGCGCTGGCTGCAAGGCCCTAAAGAGAGCGTCGAGAAGTACAATGAACGGCTTCACGGAATGAATAACGCGGATATTACGTTTGGAGCCGGCAGCCGTATGTGCGGTGGGAGGCACATTGCAAATCTGGAAATATACAAGGTCATTTCGACGCTTGTGCAGAGATacaagcttgagcttgttgatCCGGAGAAGGAGTGGACAGTGAAGAATGGTTGGTTTTTGAGGCTGTCCGGTGTGAATGTCAGGATGGAACGTCGATAA
- a CDS encoding short-chain dehydrogenase reductase family (similar to Colletotrichum gloeosporioides Nara gc5 XP_007282173.1), with amino-acid sequence MDVPGFALITGAGSGIGKACAQAFVAEGSAGVALLDINREAILSVHRDLEMEVTKRQETETEKHESCKILSYEVDVTDEEQVHLVIKEAATRFGRLDYVVNAAGISIKHAGGAPFVITENWHHVLDVNLNGTFFVLRAAAQIMLTQDKTLSSIGRRPLQCGSIVNVSSILGQVAIPSYTAYTASKHAIIGLTQSASLDYAKHGLRINTICPGYTETPMTLKPGTWGQDVVVACECVPMRRMAVPKEIADGVLFLAGGRSSYVTGSALVVDGGHNAK; translated from the coding sequence ATGGACGTCCCCGGGTTCGCCCTGATTACTGGAGCAGGCTCCGGAATTGGCAAAGCCTGTGCTCAGGCTTTCGTGGCCGAAGGTAGCGCAGGCGTCGCCCTCTTGGACATCAACCGCGAGGCCATATTGTCGGTGCACAGGGACTTGGAGATGGAAGTTACGAAACGACAGGAAACCGAGACAGAAAAGCATGAAAGTTGCAAGATTCTGTCGTATGAAGTGGACGTAAcagatgaagagcaagtcCATCTGGTCATCAAGGAGGCAGCAACTCGCTTCGGCAGGCTTGACTACGTCGTCAACGCCGccggcatcagcatcaagcacGCTGGTGGAGCGCCCTTCGTCATTACCGAAAACTGGCATCACGTTCTTGACGTTAACCTTAACGGAACCTTCTTCGTTCTCAGAGCGGCTGCGCAAATCATGCTGACACAGGACAAAACATTGTCCTCTATTGGCCGTAGACCTCTGCAATGCGGATCCATCGTCAATGTGTCATCGATATTAGGGCAGGTTGCCATACCCAGCTACACCGCTTACACGGCATCCAAACATGCCATTATTGGCCTCACACAGTCGGCCTCGCTGGACTACGCCAAACACGGTCTGCGCATAAACACGATTTGCCCCGGCTATACAGAGACCCCTATGACGCTGAAGCCCGGTACCTGGGGACAAGACGTAGTCGTGGCTTGTGAGTGCGTGCCAATGCGGCGGATGGCAGTTCCCAAGGAGATTGCAGACGGAGTGTTGTTTCTTGCTGGTGGACGAAGTTCATATGTTACTGGTTCTGCACTCGTTGTCGATGGAGGCCATAACGCGAAATGA